The Argentina anserina chromosome 3, drPotAnse1.1, whole genome shotgun sequence genome includes a region encoding these proteins:
- the LOC126787685 gene encoding feruloyl CoA ortho-hydroxylase F6H1-3-like: protein MAPSISQTITDSSDLTEFVISKGNGVKGLSQMGLKSLPKQYIQPVTERKVSMKITNLPEESIPIIDMSNLEDPKVAESICNAAEKWGFFQLLNHGVPIEVLEHVKQATHRFFELPAEEKSKFSKENSSSTNVRFGTSFSPEAEKALEWKDWLSVFYISEDEASAHWPAACKDEVLEYMKRTDILIKRLLGMLMKRLNVTEIDKTKEALLMGSKRINLNYYPVCPDPELTVGIGRHSDVSTLTILLQDYTGGLYVRAGTASDEDRWVHVPPLEGSLVINIGDALQIMSNGKYKSVEHRVVANGNQTRISVPIFVNPRPSDVIGPLPEVLASGEKALYKQVVYSDYVRHFFRKAHDGKDTVDFAKI from the exons ATGGCACCATCTATAAGCCAAACCATCACAGACTCTTCAGATCTCACTGAGTTTGTCATTAGCAAGGGCAATGGGGTGAAGGGTCTTTCCCAAATGGGACTCAAAAGCCTCCCAAAGCAATATATCCAACCcgttacagaaagaaaagtgagtatgaaaataacaaatttGCCTGAAGAATCCATTCCCATCATTGACATGTCAAACTTGGAGGACCCGAAAGTGGCAGAATCCATATGCAATGCGGCAGAGAAGTGGGGGTTCTTTCAGCTACTCAACCATGGTGTGCCCATTGAAGTTCTTGAGCATGTCAAGCAAGCAACTCACAGATTTTTTGAGTTGCCAGCTGAGGAGAAGAGTAAGTTCTCGAAAGAGAATTCGTCTTCAACTAATGTTCGATTTGGTACGAGCTTTAGTCCTGAAGCAGAGAAGGCACTAGAGTGGAAAGACTGGCTTAGTGTCTTCTATATTTCTGAGGATGAGGCCTCTGCACACTGGCCTGCAGCTTGCAA AGATGAAGTGCTCGAATACATGAAGAGGACAGACATACTCATAAAACGACTCCTAGGGATGCTGATGAAAAGACTGAACGTGACAGAAATAGACAAAACCAAAGAAGCACTTCTAATGGGATCCAAGCGAATCAACCTTAACTACTACCCCGTCTGCCCTGACCCTGAGCTCACAGTCGGAATTGGGCGCCACTCTGATGTCTCCACACTCACAATCCTCCTTCAAGACTACACCGGAGGACTTTACGTCCGAGCGGGGACTGCTTCTGATGAGGATAGGTGGGTGCATGTTCCTCCATTGGAAGGGTCACTAGTGATCAACATTGGTGACGCACTGCAGATAATGAGCAACGGGAAATACAAGAGCGTGGAGCATAGAGTGGTTGCTAATGGAAATCAGACCAGGATTTCAGTCCCCATATTTGTGAATCCGAGGCCATCGGACGTGATAGGGCCTCTGCCTGAAGTCCTTGCTAGTGGGGAGAAAGCATTGTACAAGCAAGTTGTGTACTCTGACTATGTCAGACATTTCTTCCGGAAGGCTCATGATGGAAAGGATACCGTTGATTTTGCTAAAATCTGA
- the LOC126787686 gene encoding F-box/kelch-repeat protein At2g44130-like, with protein MGIHQVAEWIPGLPEELGLECLTRLPYSAHPVASRVCRPWRSLLESKEFYHHRKQSGYTRKVACLVQAGVESKLKSSSPSYGIAVFDPMSGSWERLDPIPKYPNGLPMFCQVGSCRGKLVVMGGWDPATYQPVTDVSVYDFTTCRWRKGKAMPSKRSFFAIGSRGSRVYIAGGHDESKNALKSAWVYDLRRDEWAELAGMERERDECQGVVVGDEFWVVSGYGTASQGAFEGGAEVLDLGSGRWRRVEGAWEEGQCPRACGGGVGRDGRLVSWAELGAAVRVGTRGVDLGSRILVMGSEYDGANQGIYMKEGQNGKLESVTAPEEFSGFVQSGCCVEI; from the coding sequence ATGGGGATTCATCAAGTAGCTGAGTGGATCCCTGGTCTGCCGGAGGAGCTCGGGCTCGAGTGCCTGACCCGGCTGCCGTACTCGGCCCACCCTGTGGCTTCCCGCGTCTGCCGGCCGTGGCGGTCTTTGCTCGAAAGCAAGGAGTTTTATCACCACAGGAAGCAGAGCGGGTACACCCGAAAGGTCGCATGCTTGGTTCAGGCTGGTGTCGAATCGAAGCTGAAATCGTCGTCGCCGAGTTATGGCATCGCCGTGTTCGATCCAATGAGCGGGTCGTGGGAGCGGCTGGACCCGATTCCCAAGTACCCGAATGGGCTGCCGATGTTCTGTCAGGTCGGGAGCTGCCGAGGGAAGCTGGTGGTGATGGGCGGTTGGGACCCGGCGACGTACCAGCCGGTTACTGATGTGTCCGTGTACGATTTTACGACGTGTCGTTGGAGGAAGGGGAAGGCAATGCCGTCGAAGCGGTCGTTTTTCGCGATCGGGTCGCGCGGGAGCCGGGTCTACATCGCGGGCGGGCACGACGAGAGCAAGAACGCGCTCAAGTCGGCGTGGGTTTACGACTTGCGGCGCGACGAGTGGGCTGAGTTGGCCGGGATGGAGCGGGAGCGGGACGAGTGTCAGGGGGTGGTGGTCGGGGACGAGTTTTGGGTGGTGAGCGGGTACGGGACGGCGAGCCAGGGGGCGTTTGAGGGCGGGGCGGAGGTGTTGGatctcgggtcgggtcggtgGAGGCGGGTCGAGGGCGCGTGGGAGGAGGGGCAGTGCCCGAGGGCGTGTGGGGGTGGAGTTGGGAGAGATGGGAGGCTGGTGAGTTGGGCCGAGTTAGGCGCGGCGGTCCGGGTCGGGACCCGTGGGGTGGATCTTGGGTCTCGGATCCTGGTGATGGGCTCGGAGTACGATGGCGCGAACCAAGGGATATACATGAAGGAAGGGCAAAATGGTAAACTGGAGAGTGTTACGGCACCGGAAGAGTTTTCCGGGTTTGTTCAGTCAGGCTGTTGCGTTGAGATATAG